The sequence below is a genomic window from Sorangiineae bacterium MSr12523.
AGACGCCCTCGCGCTCGCGCACAAAGATCTCGCGGCGGCGACGACGTTGCTCGACGTGCGTCACGTGTGCGGGGATCGCGAGCTGGTGGAGCGCCTGCTGGCCCGCGCGTGGGACGGCATGTTCGCGGAATCCGCGCTCGGCGCCTTGGTGGATCGCCTCGAAGAGGAGGTGACCGCTCGGCATACACGCTTCGGTGGGTCGCTGTACTTGCTCGAGCCGGAGGTGAAGAGCGGGGCAGGCGGCTTGCGCGATCTCGACGTGGTGCGCTGGGCGGCGCGCGCGCGTTTTCGCGTGCCCACGCAGAACACGTGGCAGGAGCTGGTGCGGCTCGGTGTGCTCGTCGCACGCGAAGCGGCGGAAATTTCAGGGGCGGAGGAGTTCCTCTGGAACATCCGCAACCTGCTGCACGCCTACGCAGGGCGCAAAATCGATCGACTGACCTTCGACGCGCAAGAGACCATGGCCGTCGAGCTCGGGTACGCCACGGCCGCCGACGGTGAGCCTTCCCCGCGCGAGCGCGCGACCGGTGCCGAGCGGCTCATGCAGGATTACTACGTGCACGCACGGGTGGTGACCCGCGCGCAGGAGCGCATGCTCGAGCGCGCCCGCCCGCACAAGCGCCGCGCGAAGCCGGTGGAGACCGACGTGGGCCACGGCGTGCGCATGTTCGACGGGCAGCTCACCATCGCCGGCATCAAGGAGCTCTACGACGAGCCGGCGCTGGCCTTGCGCGTCTACGCCGCGTGCGTGCGCATGCGCGCGCCGATCCTGCCGTTCGCGCGCGAGGCCATTGCGCGTGCTGCGGCCGATCCCGTGTTTTGCGAAGCCTTGCGCGCGAGCCACGAGGCGCAGCAGATCTTCGTCGATCTGATCTGCACCGTCGCCGAGGTACCCACGCGCCGCGGTTCGATGGTCGGCGAGCTGCACGATGTCGGGCTGCTGCTGGCGATGATCCCCGAGTTCTCGCCGGTCACCGGTCGCGTGCACCACGACGTCTACCACGTGTACACGGTCGACGTGCACAGCGTGGCCGCCGTGGATTGCCTCTCGGCGCTCGCGCGCGGAGAGCTTGCCCACGTGCACCCGCTGGCGAGCCGCCTGGCCGCGGAAATCGCGCGCCCGAAGCCGCTCTTCATGGCCACGCTGCTGCACGACGTCGGCAAGGGTTATCCCGATGCGAGCGGCTCGCGGAAGAACCACTCCGTGAGCGGCGCCGAGCTGTGCGAAGTCATCCTGCCGCGCCTCGGCGTTCGCGCGGAGGACGTCGCCGAGGTGCGCGCGTTGGTGCTGCAGCACTTGGCCATGTACCACGTGGCCACGCGGCGCGATATCGACGATGCGGCGACCATCGAGGAGTTCTGCCGCTTGGTGCGCGGGCGCGAGGGCTTGCGCGATCTGTACCTGCTCACGGTGGCGGACATCACGACGACGTCGCCCACCGCGATGACCTCGTGGAAAGCGCGCATGCTCGAGGAGCTCTACATCGCGTGCGCGGCGCATCTCTCGGGGCACATCGGCTTCGACGAAGAGCGCACCCGGCGCGTGCGCGAGGTCGCGCGTCCGTGCTTCCAGGGCCCGCCCGAGTTTTTCGACGCGTTCATCACGAGCATGCCCGAGCGCTATCTTTTGGCGAACCAGCCCGAGTCGATCGCCGCACACGCGCGCATTGCGCTCGAGCGCGACGGCCGTCCCGTGCATGCGGGCATCATCGAAGCGGGCGAACACTGCGAGCCAAAGGAGACCGCCGGCGGCGACGTGGCCGAGCTTTGCGTCGTCGCCGAGGACACGCCCGGTCTCGTCGCGCGCATCGCCGCCGTCATCACGGCGGCGCGCCTGGAGTTCGTCGAGGCGCAGGTCTATTCGAATGCCGCGGGCGAGGCCGTGGACATCTTTTGGGTGCGCGGCCGCACCGACGGCGCGGAGGGCGTGAAAAGGGCCATGCCGCGCCTGCTGCGCGATCTCGACGACGTGTGCCGCGGCACCATCTCTCCCGCGGAGCTTCTGCGATCGCGCATCGGCACGGCATCGCCCTGGCGCGAGAGGCCGAGCCCCGCCGTGCCGACGGACATCGTCATCGACGACCGCGCTTCCCCGCGCCACACCGTCATCGAGGCCTTCGCCAAGGACCGCCCTGGCCTGCTCTACACTCTTGCGCAGGCGCTCCACGAGTTGGGGCTGACCATCGTGCTTTCCAAGATCAACACGGAGGGCAACAAGGTGGCCGACGTCTTCTACGTCAACGAGCTGGACGGCTCGAAGGTCGCCCCTGGCGAGCGATTCAAGGTGATCAAAGAGGTACTTGCACGCGCAATCGATTCGGACGTATCGGACAGACCCAGTACCGCCGGCACCGGCCGGCTGGTGGCGGAGCAACCTCCGCAAGAGCAACAAAGGAACGAGGAGGCGTGAGATGAGAGCGTTCGGGGTGCTTGTCGTAGCTTCAGCGGTGTCTCTCGCAGCATGTGGAGGTTCCAAGAAGGACCCCGCCACCCAGGCGCAACCCGCATCTTCGGCGAAGCCGGTTGCGACCGCAGCTCCCGCTCCGGCGGTCGCACCGCCGACGAGCGAGGAGGCCTCGTTGGGCATCAAATCCTTCCAGAGCGGTGACGTCCCAGGTGCGAAAAAGCACTTCGAGGCGGCCGTGAAGAAGAACCCGAAGGACGCCGACGCGCTCTATTACCTGGGGCTCGTCGCCGATCAGGCCGGCGACAAGAAGAGCGCGGAGGAGAACTACCTGGCCGCGCTGCAGCAACGGCCGGATCTGGACAACGCGTACGTCAACCTGGGTGCACTCTACATCGAAGGAGAGCGCATCAACGAGGCGCTCTTGATCACGCGCCAGGGCCTGCAGAAGAACCCGAAGCACCCGGGATTGCACTTGAACCTCGGCGTGGGCCTGGCCACCAAGGGCGACATCGCCGGCGCCACGCGCGCCTTCGAGGAGGCCACGCGGCTCGCCCCGGAGGATCCGGTGTTCCAGGTGACGTATGCGCACTGGCTCGTGGTGTGGAAGCGCACCGACGAGGCTGCGGCAAAGCTTCGCTCGGCGCGACCGCTCGCCGAGAACAACGTCGATACCCTGGGCGCCATTGCCAAGGAGATGCGCCTTGCCGGTGCGGCGGCCGACTGTGTGCCGACATTGGACAAAGCCATCGCCATCAAAGATAGCCCCGAGTTGCGGTACGAGCGCGGGCTCTGCAAGGTGGCCCTTCGCGACGAGCCGGGTTCGCTGCTCGACTTCCAGATGGCCGTGGCCAAGGCACCGAGCCATGCCGATCCGCATTATTGGCTGGCCGGCCGGTATGCCGTGCTGGAAAAATGGAAAGACGTCATCAGCGAGTACGAGGCCTACCTTCGATTGGCGCCGAACGGTCCTTTTGCCCGGACCGCGCAGGAGCGCATCGAGCTGGCCAAGCAAAAGAGCGGCGGCGCGGCCGGAGGCAAGAAGACGCAGCAGGGAAAGGCGACGCCGGCGCCAAAGAAATAGCCACTAGCCCCGAGCAGTCCGGATGCGTTAAGACGGGCGGTTTGCTAGCGTCCTTCCCATGGACGTCGTCAAACATTGGATCGACAACGAGGCCGTGGACGGGGGGGATCGCAAGGGGGACGTGTACAATCCCGCCACCGGCGAGAAGACGGCGCAAGTCGTCTATGCCTCGCGCGGGGACGTGGATCGCGCCGTCGCCTCCGCGAAGAAGGCGCTCGAATCGTGGGGCAAAGCTTCTCTGGCGAAGCGGAGCCGCGTGCTCTTCGCGTACCGCGAACTCGTGGAGCGGAACAAGGAGACCATCGCCAAGATGCTCACGTCGGAGCACGGCAAGGTGCTCTCCGATGCGGGTGGCGAAGTGCAGCGCGGTCTCGAGGTCATCGAGTTCGCCTGTGGGATCTCGGAGCTCGCCAAGGGCGAGTTCAGCGAGAACGTCTCCACGGAGGTCGACAGCTATTCGATCCGGCAGCCGGTGGGCGTGTGCGCCGGCATCACGCCGTTCAACTTCCCCGCGATGGTGCCGATGTGGATGTACCCCATCGCGATCGCCTGCGGGAACACCTTCGTCCTCAAGCCGAGCGAGAAGGATCCTTCGGTTACGAATTACTGTGCCGAGTTGCTGAAGCAGGCGGGCCTGCCCGAGGGCGTTCTCAACATCGTGCACGGCGACAAGGTCGCGGTGGACGCGCTGCTCGAGCACCCGGATGTCGGGGCGGTGAGCTTCGTCGGCTCGACGCCGATTGCAAAGTACATCTATGAGACCGGCACCAAGAACGGCAAGCGCGTTCAGGCCCTGGGCGGGGCGAAGAACCACATGGTGGTGCTGCCGGACGCGGACATGGATCTCGCCGCCGATGCAGCGGTGAGCGCGGGCTATGGCTCGGCGGGCGAGCGGTGCATGGCCATCAGCGTGCTGGTCACGGTGGGCGACGCCGCCGACAAGTTGCTGCCGAAGATCCGCGAGCGCATGGCGGCGCTCAAGGTTGGCAACGGCCTGGATCCGGCGAGCGAGATGGGGCCGCTGGTCACGAAAGAGCATCTCTCGCGCGTCGTTTCCTACGTGGAAAAGGGCGTGGCCGAGGGCGCGAAGCTCGTCGCCGACGGACGCACCTTGAAGGTCAAAGGCCACGAGAAGGGGTTCTTCCTCGGCCCGTGCCTCTTCGACGACGTGCGTCCCGAGATGAGCATCTACCAGGACGAGATCTTCGGCCCGGTTCTCTCGGTGGTGCGCGTGCCCACGTACGCCGATGCGGTGAAGCTGATTCACGAGCACGTCTTTGCCAACGGCGTGGCCATCTTCACCAACGACGGCGGCGCCGCGCGCAAGTTCCAGAGCGACGTGCAAGTCGGCATGGTCGGCGTGAACGTGCCGATCCCCGTGCCCATGGCGTACTACTCCTTCGGCGGGTGGAAGAAGTCGCTCTTCGGCGATCTGCACATCTACGGCCGCGACGGCGTGCGCTTCTACACGCGCAACAAGGTGGTCATCGCGCGCTGGCCCGATCCGAAGTTCCGCGGCGTGAACC
It includes:
- a CDS encoding CoA-acylating methylmalonate-semialdehyde dehydrogenase; translated protein: MDVVKHWIDNEAVDGGDRKGDVYNPATGEKTAQVVYASRGDVDRAVASAKKALESWGKASLAKRSRVLFAYRELVERNKETIAKMLTSEHGKVLSDAGGEVQRGLEVIEFACGISELAKGEFSENVSTEVDSYSIRQPVGVCAGITPFNFPAMVPMWMYPIAIACGNTFVLKPSEKDPSVTNYCAELLKQAGLPEGVLNIVHGDKVAVDALLEHPDVGAVSFVGSTPIAKYIYETGTKNGKRVQALGGAKNHMVVLPDADMDLAADAAVSAGYGSAGERCMAISVLVTVGDAADKLLPKIRERMAALKVGNGLDPASEMGPLVTKEHLSRVVSYVEKGVAEGAKLVADGRTLKVKGHEKGFFLGPCLFDDVRPEMSIYQDEIFGPVLSVVRVPTYADAVKLIHEHVFANGVAIFTNDGGAARKFQSDVQVGMVGVNVPIPVPMAYYSFGGWKKSLFGDLHIYGRDGVRFYTRNKVVIARWPDPKFRGVNLGFPQNH
- the glnD gene encoding [protein-PII] uridylyltransferase yields the protein MSKAIAKPSAKPPFANKAKAKANDALGEALARHGEELFERVRAGVRGLALGQEHSAFIDSLIGRAYAGAEKRVGALSSFAVAAVGSYGRGAVAMGSDADVRLLTGGRKARAAAEKFAQAFLYPLWDTGLPVGHQVVDIEDALALAHKDLAAATTLLDVRHVCGDRELVERLLARAWDGMFAESALGALVDRLEEEVTARHTRFGGSLYLLEPEVKSGAGGLRDLDVVRWAARARFRVPTQNTWQELVRLGVLVAREAAEISGAEEFLWNIRNLLHAYAGRKIDRLTFDAQETMAVELGYATAADGEPSPRERATGAERLMQDYYVHARVVTRAQERMLERARPHKRRAKPVETDVGHGVRMFDGQLTIAGIKELYDEPALALRVYAACVRMRAPILPFAREAIARAAADPVFCEALRASHEAQQIFVDLICTVAEVPTRRGSMVGELHDVGLLLAMIPEFSPVTGRVHHDVYHVYTVDVHSVAAVDCLSALARGELAHVHPLASRLAAEIARPKPLFMATLLHDVGKGYPDASGSRKNHSVSGAELCEVILPRLGVRAEDVAEVRALVLQHLAMYHVATRRDIDDAATIEEFCRLVRGREGLRDLYLLTVADITTTSPTAMTSWKARMLEELYIACAAHLSGHIGFDEERTRRVREVARPCFQGPPEFFDAFITSMPERYLLANQPESIAAHARIALERDGRPVHAGIIEAGEHCEPKETAGGDVAELCVVAEDTPGLVARIAAVITAARLEFVEAQVYSNAAGEAVDIFWVRGRTDGAEGVKRAMPRLLRDLDDVCRGTISPAELLRSRIGTASPWRERPSPAVPTDIVIDDRASPRHTVIEAFAKDRPGLLYTLAQALHELGLTIVLSKINTEGNKVADVFYVNELDGSKVAPGERFKVIKEVLARAIDSDVSDRPSTAGTGRLVAEQPPQEQQRNEEA
- a CDS encoding tetratricopeptide repeat protein; this translates as MRAFGVLVVASAVSLAACGGSKKDPATQAQPASSAKPVATAAPAPAVAPPTSEEASLGIKSFQSGDVPGAKKHFEAAVKKNPKDADALYYLGLVADQAGDKKSAEENYLAALQQRPDLDNAYVNLGALYIEGERINEALLITRQGLQKNPKHPGLHLNLGVGLATKGDIAGATRAFEEATRLAPEDPVFQVTYAHWLVVWKRTDEAAAKLRSARPLAENNVDTLGAIAKEMRLAGAAADCVPTLDKAIAIKDSPELRYERGLCKVALRDEPGSLLDFQMAVAKAPSHADPHYWLAGRYAVLEKWKDVISEYEAYLRLAPNGPFARTAQERIELAKQKSGGAAGGKKTQQGKATPAPKK